Proteins encoded together in one Solanum lycopersicum chromosome 7, SLM_r2.1 window:
- the LOC101249386 gene encoding multiple organellar RNA editing factor 8, chloroplastic/mitochondrial: protein MARFAIFMLLVTMLVCVAPCFEARTQLNNMDKEVTNLASSAPYKEGHIYGNLNTGPSPGAGHFGPPPRIGHVYGNLNTGPSPGEGHSGPPPKIGNVYGNLNTGPRHFGPPPKIGNVYGNLNTGPSPGEGHSGPPPKIGNVYGNLNTGPSPGEGHSGPPPRIGYIYGNLNTGPSPGAGHFGPPPRIGHVYGNLNTGPSPGEGHSGPPPKIVHVYGNLNTGPSPGAGHSGPPPRISHVYGNLNIGPSPGAGHSGPPPKIGHVYGN, encoded by the coding sequence ATGGCTCGTTTTGCAATATTTATGCTTTTGGTTACTATGTTAGTTTGTGTTGCACCATGTTTTGAAGCAAGAACACAATTGAACAACATGGATAAGGAGGTCACTAACCTTGCTTCTTCGGCCCCATACAAAGAAGGTCATATTTATGGCAACTTAAATACTGGACCTAGTCCTGGAGCCGGACATTTTGGCCCACCTCCTAGAATTGGTCATGTTTATGGAAACTTGAATACTGGACCTAGTCCTGGAGAAGGACATTCTGGCCCACCTCCTAAAATTGGTAATGTTTATGGAAACTTGAATACTGGACCTAGACATTTTGGCCCACCTCCTAAAATTGGTAATGTTTATGGAAACTTGAATACTGGACCTAGTCCTGGAGAAGGACATTCTGGCCCACCTCCTAAAATTGGTAATGTTTATGGAAACTTGAATACTGGACCTAGTCCTGGAGAAGGACATTCTGGCCCACCTCCTAGAATTGGTTATATTTATGGCAACTTGAATACTGGACCTAGTCCTGGAGCCGGACATTTTGGACCACCTCCAAGAATTGGTCATGTTTATGGCAACTTGAATACTGGGCCTAGTCCTGGAGAAGGACATTCTGGTCCACCTCCTAAAATTGTTCATGTTTACGGCAACTTAAATACTGGACCTAGTCCTGGAGCTGGACATTCTGGTCCACCTCCTAGAATTAGCCATGTTTATGGCAACTTGAATATTGGACCTAGTCCTGGAGCTGGTCATTCTGGTCCACCTCCAAAAATAGGTCATGTTTATGGCAATTAA
- the LOC104648586 gene encoding uncharacterized protein, whose translation MDNEKVTNLASSAPYNNKGHVYGNLNLGPNHRAGHSSLSLRIGQGYGNLKHGLSTGDGHSSPPPKHGAGHFVPPPGMGYVYGNLKYDPSRGAGHFGSPFRMGHVYHNLRSVPSPGAGHSSPPGMSHVYGNLRSVPSPGAGHSGPPGMGHVYGNLRSVPNPGAGHSGPPGIGHVYGNLRSVPSPGAGHSSPPGMGHVYGNLRSGPSLRAGHFGPPDPATGHIY comes from the coding sequence ATGGATAATGAGAAGGTCACTAACCTTGCTTCTTCGGCCCCATACAATAATAAAGGTCATGTTTATGGAAATTTGAATCTCGGCCCTAATCATCGAGCCGGTCATTCTAGCCTATCCCTTAGAATTGGCCAAGGTTATGGCAACTTAAAACATGGCCTTAGTACTGGAGATGGTCATTCGAGCCCACCTCCTAAACATGGAGCTGGTCATTTTGTCCCACCTCCTGGAATGGGCTATGTTTATGGAAACTTGAAGTATGACCCTAGTCGTGGAGCCGGTCATTTTGGCTCACCTTTTAGAATGGGCCATGTTTATCACAACTTGAGGTCTGTCCCTAGTCCTGGAGCTGGTCATTCTAGCCCACCTGGAATGAGCCATGTTTATGGCAACTTGAGGTCTGTCCCTAGTCCTGGAGCTGGTCATTCTGGCCCACCTGGAATGGGCCATGTTTATGGCAACTTGAGGTCTGTCCCTAATCCTGGAGCTGGTCATTCTGGCCCACCTGGAATAGGCCATGTTTACGGCAACTTGAGGTCTGTCCCTAGTCCTGGAGCTGGTCATTCTAGCCCACCTGGAATGGGCCATGTTTACGGCAACTTGAGGTCTGGCCCTAGTCTAAGAGCCGGTCATTTTGGCCCACCTGATCCTGCAACGGGCCATATATATTGA